The Stenotrophomonas indicatrix DNA segment GATGACCCGTTCGACCTCTCCCCTGCTGCCGCATCGCCTGTCCGCAGCGGTGCTCTCCGCCCTGTGCCTGGCCGCCGCCCCGGCCGCCTTCGCCGAAACCGCCGCCGACCCGACCACCCTCGACAAGGTCGTGGTGAAGGGCGAGCGCGCCGAAGGCTATTCGGTGCGCCGCACCTCGGCCGGTACCCGCTTCGACCTGGCGCCGCGCGAAATCCCGCAGTCGGTCAGCATCATCAGCCACCAGCGCATCGAAGATCAGAAGCTGGACGACATCATCGACGTGCTGGGCAACACCACCGGCGTGACCAGCACGCAGTCGGACAGCGAGCGCACCGAGTTCTACGCGCGCGGCTTCTACATCGACAGCTACCAGTTCGATGGCCTGCCCACGCAGATGGTGCAGAACTGGAGCTACGGCGACTCCGGCCTGGACCTGGCCCTGTACGACCGCGTGGAAGTGGTGCGCGGCGCCACCGGCCTGCTCAGTGGCGCCGGCAACCCGTCGGCATCGGTGAACCTGATCCGCAAGCACGCCGACAGCGCCGAGCTGAGCGGCAGCGTGTCGGTGAACGTCGGCAGCTGGGGCCGCACCCGCACCACCGTGGACGTGGGCAGCGCGCTCAACGCCAGCGGCACCGTACGCGGCCGCGTGATCGGCAGCTACCTGGACACCGACGCGCAGATGGACCGCTACAACCAGCGCAAGACGCTGGGCTATGCGGTGATCGATGCCGACCTGACCCCGGATACCCAGCTCAGCGTGGGCTACGACTACCAGCACAAGAAGGCCAGCGGCGCGACCTGGGGCGGCTTCCCCATGTGGTACGCGGACGGCACTGCAACCAACTACCCGACGTCGTTCAATCCCTCGCCGGACTGGACCTACTGGGACACCACCAGCAAGCGCGCCTTCACCACCCTGCAGCACGCCTTCGGCAATGGCTGGAAGTTCAAGATCGGTGCCACGCATGATCGCACCCAGGCCGATGACAAGCTGTTCTATCCGTCCTATACCGCCTTCGACAAGACCACCGGCGCGGGCGTAACGCCGATGGCCGGCTTCTACAACACCGAGCGCAAGGTCGACGGCATCGACGGCTACATCGATGGTCCGTTCCAGCTGTTCGGTCGCGAGCACCAGTTCATGGCCGGCCTGAGCTACAACAAGCGCGAGTTCGCCAACTACGGCGATTTCCAGATGGGCGGCCCGGGCTGGAACCCGTTCGATACCTACCTCAACTGGACCGGCAACATCCCCCAGCCGAACTGGAATCCACTGGCACTGGCCAGCGAAGGCACCATCACCCAGAAGGCCGGCTACGTGGCCGCGCGGCTGTCACTGGCTGATCCGCTGAAGCTGATCGTCGGTGCGCGCTACACCGACTGGAAGAGCGAAGACGAAGGCAATGATCGCTCGCACAAGGTCACCACGCCGTACGCCGGCTTGGTCTACGACATCAACGACACCTACTCGGCGTACACCAGCTACACCGAAATCTTCCAGCCGCAGACGCTGCGCAACAAGCAGGGCAGCTACCTGGACCCGGTGGATGGCAAGAGCTACGAAGTAGGCGTCAAGGGTGCCTGGTTCGACAACCGCCTGAATGCCTCGCTGGCCGTGTTCCGCATCGAGCAGGACAACGTCGGCCAGGCCACCATGGACAAGGTGGATGGACAGCAGAATGAAACGGCCTATGTCGCCGCACGCGGCACGGTCAGCCGTGGCTTCGAATTCGAGTTGAACGGCGAACTGGCACCGGGCTGGAATGCCACCTTCGGTGCGTCGCGCTACGTGGCCAAGGACATCAACGACGCCGACATCAACACCAACCTGCCGCAGACCGCGCTGAAGCTGTTCACCAGCTATACCCCGCAATCGCTGCAGGAACTGACTGTCGGTGGTGGTGCCAACTGGCAGAACCGCATCTACTACGCGGCGCCGGTGGTAGGTCGTTTTGAACAGGAAGGCTATGCGCTGGTCAGTGCGTTCGTGCGCTACCGCATCTCGCCGGAATTCAGCGTGCAGGCCAACCTCAACAACCTGCTGGACAAGAAGTACTACTCGCAGATCACCGGCTACGGCGCGTATGGCGATGGTCGCAACGGCTCGCTGACGTTCACCTGGTCGTTCTGATGGAAGCGGCGCCGGGCATGGTCCGGCGCTACCGCAGCAAAAGCAGCGCCGGAATCACTCCGGCGCTGCCGTCCTCACGTCAGAACCGCAGGTCCGCGCGCAGGTACCAGTAACGGCCACGCGGGATGTCGTAGGTCGAGGCGTCATAGCCGTTCAACGAGCACGACAGGCAGATCGGCGGATCCTTGTCGAACACGTTGTTCAGACCGGCCGTCAGCTGCAGCCCCTTCATCCAGTCGATCTTGTAGCCCACCTGCGCATCATGGAAGGTGGTCGCCGACAGCGTGTTGGTGCCAGCAGCCTGGTTGCTGCACACCGGGAACGCCACGGCGTCACCGCAGTCTTCGGTCAGTTCGGAAATGTGGCGTACCGTCCAGTTGGCACTCCAGTTGTCCAGCGTCCAACCGATGCTGGCGTTGCTGGTCCATTCCGGAATCGAACTGTCGGCCACTTCCACGCCGGGCTTCTGCGGCTGCCGCTGGCCGGCCGCACCGGTGGCCTCATAGCGACCGACGAAGGTGTTCTTCCAGCCCAGCTTGAACTGGCCGATCGAACTCTGCGGCAGGGTCCAGAACAGATCCACATCCCAGCCGTCGGTCTTGATCGAACCCAGGTTGGTCAGGCGGTTGTTGAAGCTGCTGACCGCACCGGTGCTGGCGCGCGTGATGCCATCGCAGTAGATCGGGTCCAGCGTATCCACGCACAGGTCAAGCTGGGTCTGCGCGTTGATCGCCTGGATCGCGCCATCGATGTTGTGGCGGTAGAACGTCACTTCCACGTCGAAGCGCTCCGACCATGACGCATCGTTGCCGAACCAGGGGCTCCACACGAAGCCGGCACTGAAGCTGCGCGACTGCTCCGGCTCCAGCTCGCGATTGCCGCCGGTGGTCACTGAGATCTGCGAGTTGGCCTGCTGGAATCCAGCGGGCACGCCCAGCGAGGCACAGTTGGCCGCACTGCCGCGCGGCGGTGTGCCTCCCAGGCCCACCGAGCAGGGATCGAACAGCTGCAGATCGGCGCGCGCAGCCGAACCGTACAGCTCACCGATCGACGGTGCGCGGAAGCCTTCGGCGTAAGTGGTACGCAGGACGAAGTCATCGGTCACCTGCCAGCGCAGGCCATACTTGGGGGTGAACTCGCCACCGAAGGTCGAGTAGTCCGAGTAGCGGCCGGCCAGGCTCAGGTCCAGCTTCTTGCCCAGTGCCGAGTCGGCGAAGATCGGCACGCTCAGCTCCAGGTACGCTTCATTGACGTCGTAGGAACCGGACGTCGGCTGCGACGGCACACCGTTGTAGTGGCCGATCACCGTCAGCGGGTCAGGCTGGTACGAGCCTTTGTACTTGCGGTGTTCGAGGCCGGTGGCGAAGGACACCGGACCGGCTGGCAGGGTGAACAGATCGCTGGACAGATTGGCGGTGAACAGGCTCAGCTCGTTCTGGCTGCGGTCGCGCACCACCGGCTGGATCCAGCGCAGCATGTCCGGGGTGATCGAGCCGGCGCCACCGAAGATGTTCAGCGGCACGCAGCCTGGCGTTGCAGCACACACGGCCGGATCACCCAGCGCCATGTTGACGTTGTAGATGTTGTAGCTGCCGTAGTTGGTCTGCTCGGCCTTGTTCTTGCTGTACATGCCGTTGACGTCCCAGTACCAGCTGCGGTCAGCCGCCTGGAAGTTGCCGACCAGGCCGGTGGCGAAGTACGTGGTGTCCACCTGCTGTTCGAACACGCGCGCGCCGCCTTCCACCGGACGACGGCCGATCAGGCTCATGTTGCCCGACGACACCAGGTCGAAGCCGAACGGGTTGTACGGGTTCAGTGCCGAGACCACGATGTTGTCGGCCAACGGATTGCCGGTGGCACCATCCGGGCCGAAGAACAGTGGCTCGGGGCCGGCCTGGTTGGTCGACTCGCGGCGGTTGCCCAGTGCCTTGACGTACCACTGCACGTTGTCGGTGATGTCGAACCGGAACTGGCCGAACAGGCCCTTACGCTCCGACGGCGTCAGCACCATGTTGTACTCGGCGAAGTTGAAGCGGTCGGCACTGGTGAAGCAGTGGTAGTCGTCGGTGCGGTTGCAGCCGGCGCTGCCGTCGTAACGCGGGCTGCTCACGCCGGTGTTGGGCACGATGTCCTGTTCGGCACCGGTGTTGGGATCGACGAAGGCAAAGCGTCCCTGCGGAATGCCGCCGCTGCCGAAGGCCAGGCCGGTGCCGGGGATCGGGAAACGCGACTGCTCGCGGTCCTTCGCATACACCGGGTCCTGCTTGGTCCAGCTTGCCCCCAGGAACAGGCTGTAACGGTCGCCGCTCTTGCCCCAGGCCAGGTCCACGCCCTTCTGCGTGCCATCGCCCTTGCCGTACTGGCCATAGTTCAACGTCACTTGGCCGCCATCGAAGTCGCGGCGGGTGATGATGTTGACCACACCGGCGATGGCATCGGAGCCGTACAGCGACGACGCGCCGTCTTCCAGCACTTCGATGCGTTCAACGATGGCCAGCGGAATGGTGTTGAGGTCGGTGGCCGAGCCCACGCCCGAGGCCGAGGATTCGTTGACCCAACGGATGCCATCGACCAGCACCAGCACACGCTTGGCACCCAGATGGCGCAGGTCCACCTGCGCCGAACCCGCGCCGACGCCACTGCCATCGGGCGGGAAACCGAAGTTGCCCGACGAGTTGAATTTGGCATTGAGCGCCGAGCCGGAGCCGGTGAGCTGTTGCAGCACTTCACCGATCGAGGTCAGACCGGTGCGTTCGATATCGGCGCGATTGAGCGTCTGGACCGGCACCTGGCCTTCCACTTCAGCGCGCTTGATGCGGGTACCGGTGACCTCGACGCGGTCCAGGTCGGTGGTGGCCGACTGGGCAGCAGCCCCCAACGGGGCCAGTGCGGTCACGCACAGCGCGACGGCAACCGCCAAGGGGCGGTGATGCAGGTAATTCATTCGCTCTCTCTCCAAAGGAATGTCGGGACATGGACTGCCGCGCTCCCCCCTGCATGGCGGCAGCGTCTCCTTTGTAAACAAGCGGTAAACATCGCGGCGTGATGCCCGACACTCTTTCACGCGAATTTGACGATTCTGAAAGCAGATAACGTCATTTCGCTGCGTATTCACCGAAGGCCACGCTGACCATCGGCGCCTTTGTCAGTGCCCCTGCGCGAGTGCGGCCCTCCATCAGGAAGGCCGCACCGGTGACTCTCTCACTGCACGAACGCGATGCGTTCCATGCCCGTGGCCTCGGCGGCGGCCAGGATCTTGGCCATGCCGTCGTACTCGGCCGACGGATCGGTGCTGATGCGCAGCTCCGGCAGGTTGCCGGCATGCTGGCTGGCCTGCGCCTGCAGGCGCGACTGCAGATCGCCGATGGCCATCGGCTGCCCGTCCCAGCTCAACTGGCTGGACGCATCCAGGCGCAGTTCGATCGGTGGTGGCGGCTCGGGGCGATCAACCACACGATCGGTGGCCTGCGGCAACTGCACGTTGATCGGCCGCGACAGCATCGGCGCAGTCACGATGAAGATGATCAACAACACCAGCATTACATCCACCAGTGGCGTGACGTTGATGTCCGCCAGCGGGCCGCTTCTTCCTGCGCTACTGAATGCCATGTGCCGCTCCCTGCAGCAGGGCCGGTCGCCCCAGCCCAAACCTACGCCGGGCAGCTGCCCTCGCGGCAGTGCGCATCACAACGTCATTCAGCTGTCGTTGCCCTCTCCAGACGTGTACACAATGAGAAACTGAATTCAGCCACTGCCCGCTATGCTGGTCGCCATGACCCGACGATCTTCGACCGCCCTGTCCCTGCTCCCGCTGGCCACCACGCTGCTGATCGGCTGCGCGAGTGCCCAGTCCCTCGATGCCCAGAACGCCCAGCTGAAGGCCGCCATCGCGGCCGCCGAACGTGGCCAGTTCGACCCCGGCCAGGCCGCCGCGCTCAGCCGCCATCCAGCGTATGGCTGGCTGGAGTTCGCCAACCTGCGGCGAAACATCGACACCGTCGATACGGCGCAGGCGCAGGCCTTCCTCAAGCGCTACCAGGGCCAGGCCGTGGCCAACAGCTTCCGCAGCGCCTGGCTGCCCTCCGTGGCGCGCCGGCAGGACTGGCCGACGCTGCTGGCCAACTGGGTTCCGACCGACAATCTCGGCCTGCGCTGTGCGCAGCTGACAGCACGCCAGGCCACCGGCAAGGTGGACCCGCAGTGGATTGGCGAGGCACAGGATCTGTGGCGCAAGAACGGCAAGTCGCTGCCCGATGCCTGCGACGCCGTGTTCGCCGTGCTGCAGGCGCAGGGTGGCATGAGCGATGCCCTGCGCTGGGAACGTATCGATGCCGCTGCCGATGCCCAGCAGCCGGCGGTGATGCGTTCGGCCGCCCGCGGCCTGCAGGCTGGCGATCTGGCGCTGGCCAACACCTACGCCGCCTTCGTCGACAAGCCCAATGCCAGTGCCCTGAACTGGCCGCGCAACGAACGCAGCCGGCGCATCGCCACCGATGGCCTGGCCAAGCTGGCCAAGGCCGACCCGGACGCCACCGAGCAGCAGTTGCCGCAGTATGCGCAGGCGCTGGGCCTGAGCGCCGAACAGCAGGGCCAGGTGCGTTACCAGATCGCCCTGTGGACGGTGGCGTCCTACCTGCCCGACTCGGCCCGCCGCTTGAATGCCGTACCCGATGCAGCCTACGACGAACGCCTGCACGAATGGCGTGCACGCGAAGCAATGTCGCGCGGCGATTGGCCGGCGACGCTGGCAGCGATCCGCAAGATGGGCCCGACCCAGCGCAACGATTCGCGCTGGCGCTATTTCGAAGGCCGCATGCTGGAAAAGACCGGCCAGGCACAGCAGGCGCAGCCGCTGTTCCGCGAAGCCGCACGCGCGCCGACCTTCCATGGCTTCCTGGCGGCGGACAAGCTGCAGCAGCCCTACACGCTGTGCCCGTGGAAGCCCAACGACAGCGCGCAGGCGCAGGCCCTGGTGGCCCGCGATCCGGCCATCCAGCGCGCGATGGCGCTGTACCAGATCGACCGCGCCGGCTGGGCGGTGGCCGAATGGAACAACGCACTGTCACGCTTTGATGACACGCAGCGTCGCCTCGCGGTACGCGTGGCGCAGGACAACGGCTGGTTCGACCGCGCGGTGTTCTCGCTCGGCAAGCAGAAGCAGGAGCAGCGTCTGTACGACCTGCGCTTCCCGCTGCACCATGACGCCACGATCCGCCGCGAATCAGCGCGCAATGCGCTGGACCCGGCCTGGGTGGCCGCTGAGATCCGTGCGGAAAGCGTGTTCAGCCCCCGCGCGCGTTCGCCTGCCAACGCCATGGGCCTGATGCAGGTGCTGCCGGCGACTGGCACTGGTGTGGCCAAGTCCATCGGCCTGACCGGCTACGGCGGCGCTGACAGCCTGTACGACCCGGACACCAATATCGCCATCGGCACCGCGTACCTGCGGCAGTTGATGAACAAGTACGACGGCCTGCCCTACGTGACCATCGCCGCCTACAACGCTGGGCCGACCCCGACCGCACGCTGGCAGACCCAGCGCCCGGGCTTCGATCCGGACCTGTGGATCGAGACGATCAGCTACAAGGAAACGCGCGAGTATGTTGCCCGCGTGCTGGCCTTCAGCGTGATCTACGACTGGCGACTCAACGGCGACGCACTGCCGCTGAGCGACCGCCTGATGGGCCGCTTGGTGGATAAGCGCAAGAGCTTCACCTGCGCTGCCAACGCCGACCAGGGTGGCGACTGATCGACATCCGGTAGTGCCGGCCGCTGGCCGGCATCCGTTATTGCCCAGGGTAGCCCACCAACGGCCGGCACTACCGGTACATCCATGCCCAGCATGCGATCATCCTCCACATGAAGATCTATCTTGTCGGCGGCGCCGTGCGCGACCGCCTGCTGCAGCGCCCTGCCGGCGACCGTGACTGGGTCGTCGTCGGCGCCACGCCCGCGCAGATGGAAGCGCAGGGCTATACCGCCGTGGGCCGCGATTTCCCCGTCTTCCTGCACCCAAAGACCGGCGAGGAATACGCGCTGGCCCGTACCGAACGCAAATCCGGCCGTGGCTACCGCGGCTTCGTGGTCGATGCCGATCCGGCGGTGACGCTGGAAGAAGACCTGCAGCGCCGCGACTTCACCATCAACGCCATCGCCTGCGATGAAGACAGCGGCGCGTTGGTCGATCCCTATGGTGGCGCGCGCGACATCGAGCAGCGCGTGCTGCGCCATGTCGGTCCTGCATTCGTTGAAGACCCGCTGCGCGTGCTGCGTGCGGCGCGCTTCATGGCCCGCTTCGCCTCGCTCGGTTTTACCGTCGCGCCGGAAACCATGGCGTTGATGCGCGAGATTGCCGCCAGTGGCGAGCTCGACGCGCTGGTGCCCGAACGGGTATGGCAGGAACTGCGCAAGGCGCTGGTGTGCGAACGCCCATCGGCGTTCCTGCGCACCCTGCACGACGCGCACGCGCTGGGCCCGATATTGCCGGAGCTGGAAGCGCTGTACGGCGTGCCGCAGCGCGCGGAATTCCATCCGGAAGTCGATACCGGCATCCATCAGGAGATGGTCAGCGACATGGCGGCCAAGCTGGCGCCCGGTGATGACCTGGTCGGCTTCGCCGCACTGACCCACGACCTCGGCAAGGGCCTGACCCCGCCCGAGGAATGGCCGCGCCACATCATGCACGAGCAGCGCGGCATCAAGCCGCTGAAAGCACTGTGCGCGCGCCTGAAGATTCCGGCCGAGCACCAGCAGTTGGCCGAGGCCGTCTGCCGCGAGCATCTGAACGTGCATCGCATCGACGAGCTGCGTGATGCCACCGTGCTGGAACTGCTGGGCCGCTGCGATGCACTGCGCCGGCCGGAACGGGTGGCGCGCATCGCGCTGTGCTGCGAGGCCGACAAGCGCGGCCGGCTCGGTTTCGAGGACAGCGACTACCCGCAGGGCGAAACGCTCAAGCGCCTGCACCAGGCGGCGTTGTCAGTTCAGGCGCGTGATCTGGATACCACACACCTGAAGGGGCCGGCCATTGGCGAAGCGCTGGCCAAGGCGCGGGTGAAGGCGATCGCCGCCGCCCGCTGAAGCATCGTAGTGCCGGCCGCTGGCCGGCAACCACAGCTTTATCAGTGCGCCATCCCACGCGTGATCGCCGCAGCACGTTCCTTCAGCTGCGCCACCGCGTCGGGGATCATTTCCATGCCCACGTCCAGGCCCGGGTTCAGCACCAGGCCGACGCCCTCGCCGATGCCCGACAGCAGCGCATGCACCGCGATGGGCATGGCATGGGCGAACTGCGGCAGCTGCTCGTGCCAGATTTCCGCGCGCTCGGGCGCAGTGAACACCGCGAACATCGGCTCCCCGCCTTCGCTGGTCAGCACCAGCGGCGAAATGCTCTCGTCCCACGCACCGTCTTCACCGATGGCCTTGTCCAGCAGCACGAACACCGGCGCGGTCAGCAGGCCGTCGAGGAACTGCGAGGCCGTGAGGGTTCCGTCCTGGGCCTGCAACAGGCGCACTTCCAGATCGTTGGCGGGTTCGAACGGCGTTTCGTGGTCCATGGTCGGTTCCGGTACGTGGTTGCTGGCTGCAACTTTAGCAGGCCCTGCACGAGGCTACGCACACCCCATCCCGCATCGGGATGGACCTCAGCGGCCGATCAGGCTTTCCGCCGGAATACCCAGGTCGCGGTGCAGGTTGCGGATCATCTCCAGGGTCAATCCACGCTTGCGATTCAATACCTCATACACGCGGTTGAGCTGACCAATGGAGGGTACCAGGTCCTTGACGGTCAGACCGCCCTGCTCCATGCGGAAGCGGATTGCCTCGATGGGGTCCGGCAGTTCTATCGGGTAATGCTTCGCTTCGTAAGCCTCCACCAAGGTGGCGAGAATCTCGAAGCGATCGCCTTCTTCACTGTCCAGGGCGGGTTCGTTCTCGAAATAGGCCTCCAGTTCGCGCAACGCGTTCTGGTAGTCATCTTCTGTGCGAATGGGACGAATGTTCATTTTTCCTCCACGGTCGCTACGTCAATCCGGTCGTATTCGGCATGGGTGCCGATGAACTTGATGTAGATCATCTGACGCTGATAAGTAACGTCGACAATCAACCTGTGGCTGTTGCCTTTGATGTTGAAAACCACGCGACTGCTACCGATGAAACTCGCACTCGCATAGCAACTGCGGATGTCATGCGGACTCGCCCAGGTCGCGCGCCTCGCTTCGTCGTGCCAAGCCTTCAGCGGCTGCTCGCACTCTGGAAACCTCTCCCAGTAGCGCCTGAGCGTAGACAGCGCGAAGACTCTCACGGGCGCATCCTAGTCCCAATATGGGACATATGCAAACCATGACCCATCAGATGCCTCCGTGTCCCATCCGCCACATCCACCCCGCCACTGCCAGCCCGGCCACCACCACCAGCATCACCGGCAGGCCGAAGCGGTGTCGCCACGGGATCGGCACCCCGCCCAGCTGCTGGTCCATGCTTTCGGTATCCAGCACCCAGCCGTGTTCGCAGCCGGTGCAGGCCAGCTCATAGCGACGCTGGTAGACGAAGCCGAACAGCAGGTCGATGCGCGCCATCCTGTAGCGCAGCTGCGGTGCGAATTCGGTTTCAGCCTGGCAGCGCAGGCAGTGGTGCGCTTCGCTGGGGCCGACAATCAGCACCCGTTCGTGCTGGCCGATCAGCAACATGGCTCAGCCCTCCTTGCAGGCCGGCTGGGCGAGCAGCCAGGCTTCGGCCGCAGCCACCGTGGCGGCATCGCCGACGGTGGCCTGGTCCGGCGCGATCTTCCGCCCGTCGCCATGTCCATTGCGATCGCGCATAACGCTGGTTGTCAGCACCAGCGCGCTGCCGTCCACCAGCCGGCGCACCACGTTGGCAGTCGATACGCCTGCCGTGGGCTGGCCGAAACTGCGGGTCTGCGCGCGGCCGCGGAACGCCAGAACGGTCGCCTCACCGGAACTTGCGGTGCGCGGGCCGGTCAACACTGCCACCGGTGCGCCAACAAGGCTGGGTAGATAGCCGGGCTGGCCGAAATCCAGACCCGTCGCATCGCCCATGCGCACGCCACTGGCGGTGGTCTGCCACCGTACCGGACCGTCGGCGGTCTCGAATGAGCCCACGTCCTCGACGCCCATTGCCGAGGTGCGCAGCAGTGGCGCAACGCCCAGCAGCATCGGCCACATGTTGCCGCCGGTATTGTCGCGCAGGTCGACGATCCAGCCACAGCGAGGCGTGCTGTCCTTTTCACGGATGATGTTCTGCCACCGCACCGCACGCTGGATGTTCTGCTGCTGCAGCTGCGGCGGCGGCGCACTGGGGTCGGCCGCATAGCCCTCGATCAGCACCTGGCCGATACGCGGGTCACGTGCGTGCGTGGCGTAGCTTTCGCTGCGGGCAACGGCGCTGGCATTTTCCCGGGCGAAGCGCTGCACACGCTGCTGCTGTCGTTGCGGGGTCATCCAGGTGCCGTGACCGCCGGAACTGCGGCCGATGGCTTCGACC contains these protein-coding regions:
- the fhuE gene encoding ferric-rhodotorulic acid/ferric-coprogen receptor FhuE, whose product is MTRSTSPLLPHRLSAAVLSALCLAAAPAAFAETAADPTTLDKVVVKGERAEGYSVRRTSAGTRFDLAPREIPQSVSIISHQRIEDQKLDDIIDVLGNTTGVTSTQSDSERTEFYARGFYIDSYQFDGLPTQMVQNWSYGDSGLDLALYDRVEVVRGATGLLSGAGNPSASVNLIRKHADSAELSGSVSVNVGSWGRTRTTVDVGSALNASGTVRGRVIGSYLDTDAQMDRYNQRKTLGYAVIDADLTPDTQLSVGYDYQHKKASGATWGGFPMWYADGTATNYPTSFNPSPDWTYWDTTSKRAFTTLQHAFGNGWKFKIGATHDRTQADDKLFYPSYTAFDKTTGAGVTPMAGFYNTERKVDGIDGYIDGPFQLFGREHQFMAGLSYNKREFANYGDFQMGGPGWNPFDTYLNWTGNIPQPNWNPLALASEGTITQKAGYVAARLSLADPLKLIVGARYTDWKSEDEGNDRSHKVTTPYAGLVYDINDTYSAYTSYTEIFQPQTLRNKQGSYLDPVDGKSYEVGVKGAWFDNRLNASLAVFRIEQDNVGQATMDKVDGQQNETAYVAARGTVSRGFEFELNGELAPGWNATFGASRYVAKDINDADINTNLPQTALKLFTSYTPQSLQELTVGGGANWQNRIYYAAPVVGRFEQEGYALVSAFVRYRISPEFSVQANLNNLLDKKYYSQITGYGAYGDGRNGSLTFTWSF
- a CDS encoding TonB-dependent receptor plug domain-containing protein, with the translated sequence MNYLHHRPLAVAVALCVTALAPLGAAAQSATTDLDRVEVTGTRIKRAEVEGQVPVQTLNRADIERTGLTSIGEVLQQLTGSGSALNAKFNSSGNFGFPPDGSGVGAGSAQVDLRHLGAKRVLVLVDGIRWVNESSASGVGSATDLNTIPLAIVERIEVLEDGASSLYGSDAIAGVVNIITRRDFDGGQVTLNYGQYGKGDGTQKGVDLAWGKSGDRYSLFLGASWTKQDPVYAKDREQSRFPIPGTGLAFGSGGIPQGRFAFVDPNTGAEQDIVPNTGVSSPRYDGSAGCNRTDDYHCFTSADRFNFAEYNMVLTPSERKGLFGQFRFDITDNVQWYVKALGNRRESTNQAGPEPLFFGPDGATGNPLADNIVVSALNPYNPFGFDLVSSGNMSLIGRRPVEGGARVFEQQVDTTYFATGLVGNFQAADRSWYWDVNGMYSKNKAEQTNYGSYNIYNVNMALGDPAVCAATPGCVPLNIFGGAGSITPDMLRWIQPVVRDRSQNELSLFTANLSSDLFTLPAGPVSFATGLEHRKYKGSYQPDPLTVIGHYNGVPSQPTSGSYDVNEAYLELSVPIFADSALGKKLDLSLAGRYSDYSTFGGEFTPKYGLRWQVTDDFVLRTTYAEGFRAPSIGELYGSAARADLQLFDPCSVGLGGTPPRGSAANCASLGVPAGFQQANSQISVTTGGNRELEPEQSRSFSAGFVWSPWFGNDASWSERFDVEVTFYRHNIDGAIQAINAQTQLDLCVDTLDPIYCDGITRASTGAVSSFNNRLTNLGSIKTDGWDVDLFWTLPQSSIGQFKLGWKNTFVGRYEATGAAGQRQPQKPGVEVADSSIPEWTSNASIGWTLDNWSANWTVRHISELTEDCGDAVAFPVCSNQAAGTNTLSATTFHDAQVGYKIDWMKGLQLTAGLNNVFDKDPPICLSCSLNGYDASTYDIPRGRYWYLRADLRF
- a CDS encoding ExbD/TolR family protein, translating into MAFSSAGRSGPLADINVTPLVDVMLVLLIIFIVTAPMLSRPINVQLPQATDRVVDRPEPPPPIELRLDASSQLSWDGQPMAIGDLQSRLQAQASQHAGNLPELRISTDPSAEYDGMAKILAAAEATGMERIAFVQ
- a CDS encoding transglycosylase SLT domain-containing protein: MLVAMTRRSSTALSLLPLATTLLIGCASAQSLDAQNAQLKAAIAAAERGQFDPGQAAALSRHPAYGWLEFANLRRNIDTVDTAQAQAFLKRYQGQAVANSFRSAWLPSVARRQDWPTLLANWVPTDNLGLRCAQLTARQATGKVDPQWIGEAQDLWRKNGKSLPDACDAVFAVLQAQGGMSDALRWERIDAAADAQQPAVMRSAARGLQAGDLALANTYAAFVDKPNASALNWPRNERSRRIATDGLAKLAKADPDATEQQLPQYAQALGLSAEQQGQVRYQIALWTVASYLPDSARRLNAVPDAAYDERLHEWRAREAMSRGDWPATLAAIRKMGPTQRNDSRWRYFEGRMLEKTGQAQQAQPLFREAARAPTFHGFLAADKLQQPYTLCPWKPNDSAQAQALVARDPAIQRAMALYQIDRAGWAVAEWNNALSRFDDTQRRLAVRVAQDNGWFDRAVFSLGKQKQEQRLYDLRFPLHHDATIRRESARNALDPAWVAAEIRAESVFSPRARSPANAMGLMQVLPATGTGVAKSIGLTGYGGADSLYDPDTNIAIGTAYLRQLMNKYDGLPYVTIAAYNAGPTPTARWQTQRPGFDPDLWIETISYKETREYVARVLAFSVIYDWRLNGDALPLSDRLMGRLVDKRKSFTCAANADQGGD
- a CDS encoding multifunctional CCA addition/repair protein; the encoded protein is MKIYLVGGAVRDRLLQRPAGDRDWVVVGATPAQMEAQGYTAVGRDFPVFLHPKTGEEYALARTERKSGRGYRGFVVDADPAVTLEEDLQRRDFTINAIACDEDSGALVDPYGGARDIEQRVLRHVGPAFVEDPLRVLRAARFMARFASLGFTVAPETMALMREIAASGELDALVPERVWQELRKALVCERPSAFLRTLHDAHALGPILPELEALYGVPQRAEFHPEVDTGIHQEMVSDMAAKLAPGDDLVGFAALTHDLGKGLTPPEEWPRHIMHEQRGIKPLKALCARLKIPAEHQQLAEAVCREHLNVHRIDELRDATVLELLGRCDALRRPERVARIALCCEADKRGRLGFEDSDYPQGETLKRLHQAALSVQARDLDTTHLKGPAIGEALAKARVKAIAAAR
- a CDS encoding SseB family protein gives rise to the protein MDHETPFEPANDLEVRLLQAQDGTLTASQFLDGLLTAPVFVLLDKAIGEDGAWDESISPLVLTSEGGEPMFAVFTAPERAEIWHEQLPQFAHAMPIAVHALLSGIGEGVGLVLNPGLDVGMEMIPDAVAQLKERAAAITRGMAH
- a CDS encoding type II toxin-antitoxin system HigA family antitoxin, which produces MNIRPIRTEDDYQNALRELEAYFENEPALDSEEGDRFEILATLVEAYEAKHYPIELPDPIEAIRFRMEQGGLTVKDLVPSIGQLNRVYEVLNRKRGLTLEMIRNLHRDLGIPAESLIGR
- a CDS encoding type II toxin-antitoxin system HigB family toxin, whose amino-acid sequence is MRVFALSTLRRYWERFPECEQPLKAWHDEARRATWASPHDIRSCYASASFIGSSRVVFNIKGNSHRLIVDVTYQRQMIYIKFIGTHAEYDRIDVATVEEK
- a CDS encoding S41 family peptidase, with translation MRNSKGLPARAALIATLLAATAATAADTIEIPSPAAQAQLLDMLEREALYRSRVDWPATRTRLKDAQGDSARVRTVLVEAIGRSSGGHGTWMTPQRQQQRVQRFARENASAVARSESYATHARDPRIGQVLIEGYAADPSAPPPQLQQQNIQRAVRWQNIIREKDSTPRCGWIVDLRDNTGGNMWPMLLGVAPLLRTSAMGVEDVGSFETADGPVRWQTTASGVRMGDATGLDFGQPGYLPSLVGAPVAVLTGPRTASSGEATVLAFRGRAQTRSFGQPTAGVSTANVVRRLVDGSALVLTTSVMRDRNGHGDGRKIAPDQATVGDAATVAAAEAWLLAQPACKEG